GGCAGCAATCCTGCAGAGCAGCAgatcttttaaaatattaaaatgtaaatgtatttgtaGCTATGCatatgtaaaaacaaatttgtGCAAGTGGCTCAGTCTGTAAGGAATATGGCTGGGAACTGGAGGGCTGCTGGTCCAAGTTGTAGTTGGATCACGTCTGGTAGCTGGACAGGTGCCAGTGCACTCCCTACTTGTACTGCTGAGGTGCCCTTGAACAAGGCAGTAAACCCCTAACTGCTCAGGTCGTGCTCCTTTCAGGCAGCAGCCCCTTCCTCTACTTTCTCTTGattagtgcatgtccatgggACTCCTGTTTCTGAATCTGCATgcatttcactctatgtgtctGCAGCATGTTCAACActagagtggaaaaaaattattttacctAGGATAGAAggataaatgaaatatttcttctTGTTCTTTAGATAAAGAGTGGAATAACTATAAACAACAGAAAGACTTGAGGTGAGGTGATGAAATcttaaaagtgttgaaaagatTTGTCAGCAGGTATTTGAGAGTGATTCTGACGCTGAGCAAGAAGCACTGCTGCTAAGGACTCTCAGTGGGTTTACAGTCAGGATGTGCTGTATTAAAGTAGAAATTGTTACTAATTTGAGTCACATTTTCTAAGCCGGGGTAGCAtggcggcacaggggttagcgctgttgcctcacagcaagaaggtccccgGGTCGCTTCcaggtcagggcctttctgtgcggagtttgcatgtaggtgtgaatgtgagtgtgcctggttgtctctatgtcagccctgcgattgactggcaaccagtccagggtgtacccctcacccaatgacagctgggataggctccagcccccctgtgacccccaatgggataagcggtatagaaaatggatagatggattttTTACGCTAAAATGCCAGATGTTGGCTGTTACTAGTATAGATCAGAGATGGGCAACTCTGGTTACTGAGAGGgcctctttttttgcattagATAACGTCCAGATTGTTGCAGACTGTACAAAACTCTCAATGTAACAATTATAATaactttaaatttgacaaaatgaacaaaaatatccCTACATTGTGCAAATGCAAATAATAATACTTAATTAAATCATATGGACATGGAATTTAagccaaaaaaagttttttagtcAATGAACATAAATGTTATGGTTATTATTattgaattgtttttattggttttcaGAACATCAAGAAAAGACCTCCCCGCAAAGTTCTTTATGTTTAAGTGTATACATTATTATAAGACTCCAGGAATGACTGCTTTATTTTGTAGATTTCATTAACCAGCCCTTGAGTCAAATATCTAATCTTTTCCAGCTGCAAATCAGCCATGACAACACTGACCAAGCAGCTATACAGAGGGAGCAAGTTAGACTTCCAGTTAAACAAGATGAGGCGTCTTGCAAGTTATGATCTAAATGCCAAAGTGTGAGATTGAGCTCGGGAGATACCCAGATCTCTCCAGGCTCCAGGCTGATGGTGTTGTAACACATGTACAAAGGTATTGCTCCAAAAATGTCTTATCCTTGGGCATGCCcaaaatgagtggaaaagaGTTGCGGGGTCCTGATTACACCACTGACAGGTTTAATCAAATTCAGGAAAGAGTTGTGTGAGTATAGACCTTGACATGTGGAGCCTGTGAAGCATTTTGAACTGAATAACATGTCTGACACGTGTGGAGGCTGAGTGGACTCCCTCTGTGACTATCCTCAGGATTCATACAAAATCCTCTCACCAAAGTCCTCATGTTAATGGTTATCTTTGCATGTTTTACTTGCATATCTAGGTTTTTGGATTGACAATGAAAGCCAATTAGATCTCTAGCCTTTGCTAACATACGCAAGTAATCAAAGATAATTATAGAAATTTTTctatttgtcatgttttgatGGCAGATTTTATCATGTTTCTAGATATTTGAAATTAACTTGAAGACCACAGTGAGTCAAAAGGAGGGTGGCATATGGCCCCTGGGCTGCTGTTGCCCATAACTGTTGTAGATTGTGCGATTATTGCTACCTTAAATGCACTTGAAATTAATAAATCAGCAGTGGCTTGTTGGATGGTTGCAGTCATTATGGAGGCCAAAACAGATCATATGTAACAAATGGGAAGTTCCAGAGTGTTTTGAGTTCAAGTCTCTTCTCATTAATTTTTTGTAAGTGAAAACAAGGACATGTGTTATGAGTAAAGACCAAGTATCAATTATTTCATGTCTTTTGATGCACAGTGTTATAGTCATgaattttgtattattttgtatGTAGAGCTGCTCATTGTGTGTCAGAAACTTAGTTAACTTTGCTGCTTCCTGCCTTTGCcactcttaaaaaaacatttctaatccAAACTAGCTTTTCCTGGTtagataatttttaaaaagagccAGTGAAGAGTAACGTGTCAAAGAGATTTGTGTCTTAATGTGTTTTCAGGGAGGCTAATGAAGACAACCCAGCAGAGCCTGAAGATGCAGGAGGTCGGGTGGCTCCTGTTGCTGCAGGTCAGGCTGCAGTAGAGCGTCTCCAGAGGGCTGCTCAGCAAGAAGACCCCCGTGCCTCCCAGGGACAACCATCCCCCCCTAAAAAACCATTCAGGACACCCAGCGTGCCGTCCTTATGTGCCTTGGCCACCCGCGCCACTGTCCACCTCATGACTGGTAAGGAATGGTGTAAAACATTCAGCCAGAGTCGCTGATTTTTCAGGAGATATGTTCATCACTTTGTTTACTTTCTGTGGTCCAAATGGTAGATTCTGCAACACTGCATGCTTAAAACGATACAGTTTCTGTTAAGTTAATCATCAATAGTGTTAAAAAAACTTAacatcttcagtcatattttaacaagaAGCAGCTGCAGGCAAAAGAAAGCATTGCTAATGTGTTGTAGTATTTAGATAGTGcgggagtttgcctgcaattgtTGTTAGTTACTcacaaaacaaatgaacaaataatgGTATCTATGACTTCCATTTTTGTCGCTGAGTTATTAAAACAGATattgatattgtttgatttgtACTAGAGCTGTATAGATTGTTGAAGTCTTTTAATAACCTTATTGTCATGTGTCAGCTCCCAGCATGCAGTACAGCAGCAGCCTGGCAGGCCTCACCCCGGAGCTCGCAGAGCTTCTGCTCAACCACATGTCCCGTGAGAGACTCCTACGTCCACGCACCTTGGAGCTCTTCTTTGGTTGCCCGTTGCAGAAGTTTGTCCTTAACTGCTACCCATACTCCACCAATGAGCTCCTGCGGCAGTTACGAGCCTTCACAGCACTGAAGCACCTCAGCCTGGTCAACTCACCTCTCATCACAGGTACAGACTTTGACCCAGGATGGAGTTTTACTGCATTTAGTAAATACTAATTTTGttagccttttattgatttctatGTGAAGTCTTTTAAATCTCCCTTGATTCCTCAGATTCTGGGCTTTCAATTCTGTCCAGCCTGGTCAAACTCCAGTACCTCAACCTTGCTTCCTGTAGCAAACTCACCGACTCCTGCCTGCAGCAAATCACAGGTTAGGCTCCCCAGAAACTAAATTGCAACAACGATAAGCCTTCAGACTGTTATTAGAGAGAAAATAGGTTGCATAACACCACTTGTAGGAATTTACAATTATGTGCAAGACTGCCAGATCCTTGCATAAGCTGCTCTGTTAAGTACAGCACTTGTTCTCTGTACTACATGAATTTTCCTTTGATCTGTTCTTCCTTGTGTCTGTACTTCTAAGGTTTAAAGAGCCTGTGTTACCTGTCCTTGGACCAGACCAAAGTGACCGATGCAGGGATGGTACTTTATCTCCAGTCAGCTCCGTCCAGCCTCTCTCAGCTCAGCCTGAACCAGACAGCTGTGACTGAGGCCACATTGGTGGTCCTTCCCACCAGCGTGCCGCAACTACGGCTCCTCAGCATCAAGCAGACTAAGGTACTTCAGCTCCTGAAAAATGAATCATGGCATTGTTTTTTGTCCAAGTACTATTAATTTTTCCCTTGTCTGACAGGTGAAGGATGTTTCAGCTTTGGCACAGCTGTCCAGTCTGCAGACTCTCAACCTGGATGGGACAGGTGTGACAGAAAGTTCTCTGGAGCATCTTGCCACCCACCCTGCCCTGTCTTCCCTCAGTTTGGCAGGAATTTCTGTAGAGGATGGCAATCAAGCCCTGCAGATCATCTCAGGTTTGTGAATTGAGCTGAACAACAACTGcgcagagagggagaaagtaCATGTAATGTTTCCTTGAGTGCAGTGAAACAGAAATGATCCAACCCTGTTGTCAATATGGTTTTGAAAGAGGTTTGCTTTTCCTTTCTCAGGTCTACGGTTGACTCACCTGACCCTCCCTGGACGTCACTCTGTGACCGATAATGGGTTGTCTTTCCTGTCCAGACTGTGTCTGCTGTCAGAGCTAGACCTGACAGACTACACTCAGGTCACAGACCTGGGAGTCAGCCAGCTCTCCACCATGAACAGGTAAATGACATCACTGTCCTGTTGTTGTtgtacagtgccgtgaaaaagtatttacccctttctgattcctgacttttttgcatatttatcacacttaagtgtttcggatcatcaaaccaatttttatatttcacaaggACAAcccaaataaatagaaaatgcagtttctacatgatggttttgtttattaagggaaaaaatccaaacctatctggcccaaTGTGAAatagtaattgccccctgaacctaataactgattgtgccacccttggcagcaataactgaaatcaagcgtttgtgataactggtggtgagtctttctcatcgctgtAGAGGAATTTGGcacactcttctttgcagaattgttttaactcagccatattggagggtttttgagtATGAGctgcccatttaaggtcacaccacaacatctcaattggatttaggTCAAGACTTTGACTGggaccttttccagactgagaGTTTTCAagcactttgtttctcatttgtttctaaatttctttggatcgtggcatgatgcgtttttTTTGCTTGTGGATGCGCTTTTTGCTGTTGGCAAACTAAAGTTTCTAAAACTTTAGTACTTTTTGATAAtatccatcatcaaaataacagGTTTTATCATCTGATTCATGGTGTCAAAAAATACCAGAAATCAAACCTTCCTATTTACAGGAGcgttttatgtttattttatttagactGAAGAAGCTGTCACTCAGCAATACTCAGGTGACAGATGCGGGGCTTCCCTCCCTGCGCGGCCTTCAGGAGCTGCAGGAGCTCTGTTTGGACCGTACAGCAGTCACCAGCCGAGGAGTGGCTGAACTCATCGTCTGTCTGCCTCACCTCCAGGTGATTTAACCTCTTACTTTTGTTCTTTTCTCCATCTTCAAAGCTTAGTTAAAggacttgtgttttttgttttttttttccaaacactgAACAATTAACAACAGTTTTTTATTCAACCCACTGGTTTAGTTTTACACTGAACAGATCAAATAGAGCTACAGTACAGGGCCAAATAATTGagggtttaaaaatgaaaagccTTTTTAATCCGTTAATATGAAAAGCCAAGCTCAAATATGAAGTTCAGAAAGGGGCTAGCCAGAGGATAAAGGTAATAACCCCTTTTGCAACATGATGTTCTGTGATGTATGAAGAGGATTTGTTTGTTAGTGATTCTTCAAAGGCGTAACACTTTTGAGCGTTTAAGCATTTAGAACTGTGCTCAGAACAGCTGCTTGGAGCTAAAAGAATGTTTTAAGTAATAACAGTTATGTGCAAATGATCAGAAATTgctttttaataaacaaaaccTCCATGTAAACGTCTTGAATCGACTGGGTTACACTATATAGGTAAATTATCTGAAATGATGCTGTGTTTTGCTGGTGTTAATACTGGTTTGCTGTTTTATAGGTGTTGGGATTGGCCAGCACTCAGGTGGGCGACACAGTTGTGAGGAGAGGTCTGATCCGTTGCAATCACCTGGTGAAGCTTAATCTCAGCCGTACACGGATCACAGATCACGGTGAGCTCCAGTTTTGAAACTTTCACCTCCTTTACCCCAGGAAACGAAACAAGGCTGTTATGGTGAAGTTATCTCTGCTGTTGTTTAACAGTGCTGTATGTagtacaatacaatgcaatacaagaACTATTTAGTtgatttatttagtttatttagtGAAGGATGTGCAGCTTATTTCTGTGCACATTGCCTAATTTATACTGATTCTTTACATTCTGTTAATAAGAAAAGGCTGTTTGGCATTTTTGACGGTGAATTTTACTAATGTCATTGGTGTGTTGTTCAAAGGCTACAGCTAGTCTGACTACGGTAGTGCGTTTGTAGTCAGAGCTGTATTGACTGCTCAGTCTTTGGTGTATACAGATAAAACAGGTTGAACTTTGTCTGTGAAAACCAGCTCCAAATACCAATATTGTAATGATTTATAGTCTTTATAA
Above is a genomic segment from Cheilinus undulatus linkage group 19, ASM1832078v1, whole genome shotgun sequence containing:
- the si:ch73-173p19.1 gene encoding uncharacterized protein si:ch73-173p19.1 isoform X2; translated protein: MGFTEEQIQSAVQAGNFSVADAAEWLVQGQFPRHTLVKQSSQPADTAFSAFNPPKEAAGTSEMHTSSDSKASPSLVLRPSQSCNLSPEPLPVESRIKQDKSDFEEQQRQRVAQEARAERRQKKQERELVLKRIAEDRRSLQQKLQTNAAAEASPPSGQGQKLGGRVQTNVDNNCVLMIRLPSGESMRERFPADAPLRSVVEHITGRHPSLPSFSLLQGFPRKRFGEAELACSLRSLGLTPNAALCIQTTPPETPQDAQSPADPPSAAQNEATPCVVPPQPHIPVLERAGRQDLVPPLPLPNQLWEEAVNYAGIPGVGPSLSGPSHFWGRGQRLVPGDAEDMANVEADEEQEGEDEPPYMLNGMPRLPFFPENRFRGEFEPRHHWPEQGNRLREANEDNPAEPEDAGGRVAPVAAGQAAVERLQRAAQQEDPRASQGQPSPPKKPFRTPSVPSLCALATRATVHLMTAPSMQYSSSLAGLTPELAELLLNHMSRERLLRPRTLELFFGCPLQKFVLNCYPYSTNELLRQLRAFTALKHLSLVNSPLITDSGLSILSSLVKLQYLNLASCSKLTDSCLQQITGLKSLCYLSLDQTKVTDAGMVLYLQSAPSSLSQLSLNQTAVTEATLVVLPTSVPQLRLLSIKQTKVKDVSALAQLSSLQTLNLDGTGVTESSLEHLATHPALSSLSLAGISVEDGNQALQIISGLRLTHLTLPGRHSVTDNGLSFLSRLCLLSELDLTDYTQVTDLGVSQLSTMNRLKKLSLSNTQVTDAGLPSLRGLQELQELCLDRTAVTSRGVAELIVCLPHLQVLGLASTQVGDTVVRRGLIRCNHLVKLNLSRTRITDHGLKFLKHMHLSQVNLDGTGVSLIGIANLLSFTNISSIRASNTHIIPPDDVSDEEWEAQ